The following nucleotide sequence is from Saccharothrix texasensis.
GCCGCAACCGGGTGGTCGGCCGTCGGACCGGCGGGTGACCCCCACCGTCTCACCCGCACGGCAGTGCGGTAGTCCGTTTGGCGCACCGTACGACTACGCTGAGTAGAAGAACTGGCTAGTTGCATTGCGAATCAATGAATTCACCTGGGCCGTTCTGGTGAAGGCGATCACGGTGAGTTAGTAAGAGGCGTGGACCACGACTCGATGCAGCACTTCTCCGACGGCCTCTCCACCCTCGTGCTCGCCTACGTCGTCTCGGTGATCGGCTCGCTCATCGGCCTCGCCTGCATGGCGCGCGCCCAAGCGGAGCCGGGCCGTGCCGTCAAGACGCGCTGGACGGTGTTCGGCGCGTTCGCCATCGGTGGCGTCGCCATCTGGCTCATGCACTTCATCGCCATGCTCGGCTTCGACGTGCCCGACGCCTCCATCAAGTACTCCGTGCCGCTGACCGCGCTGTCCGCGGTGGTGGCGATCGTCGTCGTCGGGGCCGGGTTGTCGCTGGTCACGCTGGTGCGGTTCACCAAGATGCGGTTGCTCGTCGCGGGCACCCTGGCCGGGCTCGGCGTGGCGGGCATGCACTACCTGGGCATGTCCGCCATCCGGTTCCGCGGCGAGATCTCCTACGACCGGACCCTGGTCGCCCTGTCGTTCCTGATCGCGGTGGTCGCGGCGACCGCCGCGTTCTGGTTCACCCTGGTGGTGAAGACGACGGCGGCGCGGCTCGCGGCCGGGCTGATCATGGGCGTGGCGGTCACCGGCATGCACTACACCGGCATGGCCGCGGTGCGGGTCACCTCCGATCCGACGATCCCCGCGCCGCGGGGCACGTCCGCGTTCGACCTGGTGTTCCCGGTGTTCGTGACCAGCGCCCTCGTGGTGGCGGCGTTGCTGTGGATGCTCTTCACCTCCGACGACGACGCGCTCGGCGAGCCCGTCTAGCGGCTACCGTCGACGCGTGACGTCCTGGACGGCGGTGGTGCTCGCGGGTGGTCGGGGCAGCAGGCTCGGCGGCGTGGACAAGGCGTCGGTCGTGGTCGACGGCCGCACGCTGCTCGACCACGTGCTGCACGCCGTCGCGCCGGCCGCGCGGATCGTCGTGGTCGGTCCGCGCAAGGACGACGTGCCCGGCGTGACGTGGGCGCGCGAGGACCCGCCCGGCGGCGGACCGGTCGCGGGACTGGCCGCCGGGCTCGCGCACGTGGAGACCGACCTGGTGGTGGTGCTCGCGGTGGACCAGCCGGGCATCACCCGGTCCACGGTGGACCGGCTGCTCGCGGCCGTCGGCGACACCGGCTCGGTCCTCGTGGACGGCGAGGGGCGGTCGCAGTGGCTCACCGGGGCGTGGCGCACGGGCGCCCTGCGCCGAGCCGTGCCCGCCGACCCGCGCGACGCCTCCGCGCGCTCCGTCCTCGGGCCGCTGGACCCGACGCCCGTCACCGCCCGACCGGGCGAGGCCCGGGACGTGGACACCCCGGCCGACCTCGCACCGTGACGGGCGACCGGTCTCGCACCGCGACCGGTGACCAAGATCGGGTGAGATGGGCGTGAGCTGCATCGCTGCCGCGTTTCCGGGGGTGGACCCCTTCACAAGAGCCATACCGTCGGCAGGGAAGACTGGGGCACCGTCGTACAACCCTGTCGAGGAGGACCTTTGTCCGAGCCCGCCGCCGAGGCTCCCAACACGCCGGCTCGTGACGCCCAGTTGCTCGAACGCACCGTGTTCGAGGTCAAGCGGGTGATCGTCGGTCAGGACCGGCTGGTCGAGCGGATGCTCGTCGGCTTGCTCGCCAAGGGCCACCTGCTGCTGGAGGGCGTGCCCGGCGTGGCCAAGACGCTGGCCGTCGAGACGTTCGCCAACGTCGTCGGCGGCTCGTTCTCCCGCGTCCAGTTCACCCCCGACCTGGTGCCCGCCGACATCCTCGGCACCCGCATCTACCGCCAGGGCAGCGAGAGCTTCGACGTCGAGCTCGGCCCGGTGGTCGCCAACTTCGTCCTCGCCGACGAGATCAACCGCGCGCCCGCCAAGGTGCAGTCGGCGATGCTCGAGGTGATGGCCGAGCGGCACGTGTCGATCGGCGGCAAGACCTTCCCGATGCCCACCCCGTTCCTGGTCCTGGCCACCCAGAACCCGATCGAGAACGAGGGCGTCTACCCCCTGCCCGAGGCGCAGCGCGACCGGTTCCTGTTCAAGATCCAGGTCGAGTACCCGACGGCCGAGGAGGAGCGGGAGATCGTCTACCGGATGGGCGTCGAGCCGCCGGTGCCCAGCCAGGTGCTCGGCCCGGACGAGCTGGTCCGCCTGCAGGGCGTGGCCTCCCGGGTCTTCGTGCACCACGCGCTGGTCGACTACGTGGTCCGGCTGGTCATCGCCACCCGCGCGCCCAAGGAGCACCAGCTCACCGACGTGGCCGGGTGGGTCGCCTACGGCGCCTCGCCGCGCGCCAGCCTCGGCATCATCGCCGCCGCCCGCGCCCTCGCGCTGGTGCGCGGACGCGACTACGTGCTGCCCCAGGACGTCGTGGACGTGGTGCCGGACGTGCTGCGCCACCGCCTGGTGCTGTCCTACGACGCGCTGGCCGACGGCGTGCCGCTGGACCACATCATCACCCGCGTGCTGCAGACCGTGCCGCTGCCGCAGGTCTCCGCACGTCCGCAGACGC
It contains:
- a CDS encoding MHYT domain-containing protein, with the translated sequence MDHDSMQHFSDGLSTLVLAYVVSVIGSLIGLACMARAQAEPGRAVKTRWTVFGAFAIGGVAIWLMHFIAMLGFDVPDASIKYSVPLTALSAVVAIVVVGAGLSLVTLVRFTKMRLLVAGTLAGLGVAGMHYLGMSAIRFRGEISYDRTLVALSFLIAVVAATAAFWFTLVVKTTAARLAAGLIMGVAVTGMHYTGMAAVRVTSDPTIPAPRGTSAFDLVFPVFVTSALVVAALLWMLFTSDDDALGEPV
- the mobA gene encoding molybdenum cofactor guanylyltransferase, with protein sequence MTSWTAVVLAGGRGSRLGGVDKASVVVDGRTLLDHVLHAVAPAARIVVVGPRKDDVPGVTWAREDPPGGGPVAGLAAGLAHVETDLVVVLAVDQPGITRSTVDRLLAAVGDTGSVLVDGEGRSQWLTGAWRTGALRRAVPADPRDASARSVLGPLDPTPVTARPGEARDVDTPADLAP
- a CDS encoding AAA family ATPase yields the protein MSEPAAEAPNTPARDAQLLERTVFEVKRVIVGQDRLVERMLVGLLAKGHLLLEGVPGVAKTLAVETFANVVGGSFSRVQFTPDLVPADILGTRIYRQGSESFDVELGPVVANFVLADEINRAPAKVQSAMLEVMAERHVSIGGKTFPMPTPFLVLATQNPIENEGVYPLPEAQRDRFLFKIQVEYPTAEEEREIVYRMGVEPPVPSQVLGPDELVRLQGVASRVFVHHALVDYVVRLVIATRAPKEHQLTDVAGWVAYGASPRASLGIIAAARALALVRGRDYVLPQDVVDVVPDVLRHRLVLSYDALADGVPLDHIITRVLQTVPLPQVSARPQTPQPAGRP